The sequence below is a genomic window from Labilithrix sp..
GTCCCGGGCCCCAGAAGCGGCCGCGAAAGCGGGCGCGAAGCGCCCCGAGCGCTCCGCGCGAGGGCCGTGTCTGGGGTGGGGGTGTCGGGGGCAAAGCCCCCGACGCTGAGCGAAATGCCGAAGTCCAGGACGCGGGCGCGGCCGTCGGTGCCGACGATCACGTTGCTCGGCTTGAAGTCGCGATGGATGATCGACGCGGCGTGGGCGGCGACGAGGGCGCGGCCGCACTGGACGAAGACGCGGAGGATCTCGGTCGCGCTCCGTGGCTCTTGCTCGAGCCACTCCGCGAGCGTTCGTCCTTCGACGAGCTCCATCGCGACGTAGGGGCGGCCTTCGTGCTCGCCGACCTCGTGGATCGCGACGACGTTCGGGTGGGCGAGGCGCGCGAGGGCCTGCGCTTCGCGGCGGAGGGACGGCGTTCGATCGTGGGTCGCGCGGAGGACCTTCAGCGCGACGCGGCGATCGAGCGACTCGTCGTACGCGACGTAGACGTCGCCCATTCCGCCCTCGGCGAGCTTGCGCAGCACGCGGTAGCGACCGACCTGCGCCGACTCGCGCAGCTCGGCGCCGTGCGCCGCTTCGACGAGGGTAGAGAGCGCGCGCGCCGCCCGCGCGGCGTCGGGCGCGAGGAAGTCCTTCGCCGCGGAGCGATCGCGGGCGAGCAGTCGCTCGAGCGCGGCGCGCAGGGCGGGCTCGCCGGCGCACTCCGCGTCGAGGCGGCGACCGAGCTCGGTCGTATCGAGATCGACGAGGGCGTCGAAGAGCGCCTCGAGCCGTTCCCCGTCGACCGCTGCGCCGCTCGTCATTCGTCGATTATGCGTCACCGGCGGCCGGCGACGAACACGCGCTGTCACCCGGTCAGACGAGGCGGAGGATGGTCATGACGATGCCGGCGAGGAAGCCGAGGAGGACGAGGCCGAAGCCGATCGTCATGAGGGTGGGGTGGCGATCGACGAAGCGCGTCCACTCGCCGTTCACGCGCTTCACCAACGTGATGTGGCACTGGACCGGGATCTGGCCTTCGGCGCGGCGGGCGAGCCGATCGATCATCTCGCCCGCGCTCTGGAACCGCGCGGCGGGATCCTTCGCGAGGCCTCGCCGCACGAGCCACGCGAGCTCGGCGGGGACGGCCGGTTGATGCGGGCTTCGCGCCGACGTCGCGAACGGCGGGTCCTCGTTCTTCACGCCCTCGAGCATCGCCGCGAGCGAGGCCTTGTCCGCGAGCGGGTGCTGCAGCGTGAGGAGCTCGTAGAAGAGCATCGAGAGCGAGTAGAGGTCGGAGCGCGCGTCGACCGGCTCTCCGCGCGCCTGCTCCGGCGCCATGTACGCCGGCGTCCCGACGAGCTGTCCGGCGACGGTCTGGAAGAGCGCGCCCCTCCGCGCGGGGTGCGGGCAGACCTCCTCGGCGGCGAGGTCGGTCGTCGCCGCGGCGAGGTCCTTCGCGATCCCCCAGTCCATCAGCATGACCTCGCCGTGCGGGCCGATCATCACGTTGGCGGGCTTGATGTCGCGATGGATGATGCTCCGCTCGTGCGCGAACGCGAGCGCGTCGAGGAGCGCGTGGACGATCTGCACCCGCCGCTCGAACGTGTAGCGCGCGTGGTACGCCCGGTCGCCCGCGGCGAGCTTGTCGACGACGTCCTCGAGCGTCTCGCCGTCGACGTACTTCATCACGAAGTAGTACTCACCGCGCTCGTCCACGCCGACGTCGTGGATCGGCACGATGTTCGGGTGCTCGAGCCGCCCGACGGTGCGGACCTCCTCGACGAAGCGGAGGAGCGCGGCGGGCGACATCGCCTCGGGCCGGAGCCGCTTCACCGCGACGTCGCGCTCGATGTCGTTGTCGCGCGCGCCGTGGACCTCTCCGATGCCGCCCTCCCCGAGGCGTCGCGTCCGCTCGTACCGAGGCTTCCCCGGCACGACGAGCCGCGGCGTCGGCCCACCGAGCTCGACGCGCGGCAGCACGGTCGTGCGCCCCGGCAGCGTCGCCCCTGGCACCCCAGCCTCCGCGCCCCCCTCCGTCGCAACCGTCGCATCGAGCCCGATCCCGGCCCCCGCGACAGTCTCATCGAACGCAATCACATCGATCGGCTCAGACATCCTCGCCCCCAAAGCGTACCCAAAGCGTACCCAAAGCGTACCCGTTGAGCGCCCGTCGGGCAGCCCGCCCGGGGCCCCAGAAGCGGCCGCGAAAGCGGGCGCGAAGCGCCCCGAGCGCGCTAGCGCGAGGGCCGTGTCTGGGGTGGGGGTGTCGGGGGCAAAGCCCCCGACGTTGAAAGAGAAAGCACCTCCGCGAGGAGGGCGCGGGCGAAGCGCCACTCGCGCTCCGCGCTTCGGAGCGGGATCGCGAGCGCGTCGGCCGTCTCCTCCATCGTCAGGCCGCCGAAGTAGCGGAGGACGACGAGCTCCACCTTCCTCGGGTGCTCGCGCTCGAGCGCGGTGAGCGCTGCGTCGATCGCGAGGACGTCGTCGATCGGCGGCGCGTCGTCGGCGACGTCGAGATCGGTGTCGAGCCGGAGCGGCTCCGCGCCGCCGCCGCGCTTCTGCGCCGAGCGGCGGCGCGCGTGATCGACGATGACGTCGCGCATCGCCCGCGCGGCCGCGCCGAAGAAATGGCCGCGTCCGTTCCATCCCGGATCGCGCTCGCCGGCGAGCTTCAGGTACGCCTCGTGGACGAGCGCGGTGGGCTGCAGCGTCTGCCCCGGACGCAGCCGCGCCATCTGCGCGCCCGCGAGACGACGGAGCTCGTCGTAGAGCACGGGCAAGAGCTCCTCCGCGCTTCGAGGTGCCATGACGCTCAGGAGAGCACGGGATCGGGCGGCGGCGCCTCG
It includes:
- a CDS encoding RNA polymerase subunit sigma — encoded protein: MAPRSAEELLPVLYDELRRLAGAQMARLRPGQTLQPTALVHEAYLKLAGERDPGWNGRGHFFGAAARAMRDVIVDHARRRSAQKRGGGAEPLRLDTDLDVADDAPPIDDVLAIDAALTALEREHPRKVELVVLRYFGGLTMEETADALAIPLRSAEREWRFARALLAEVLSLSTSGALPPTPPPQTRPSR
- a CDS encoding serine/threonine protein kinase, with translation MPGATLPGRTTVLPRVELGGPTPRLVVPGKPRYERTRRLGEGGIGEVHGARDNDIERDVAVKRLRPEAMSPAALLRFVEEVRTVGRLEHPNIVPIHDVGVDERGEYYFVMKYVDGETLEDVVDKLAAGDRAYHARYTFERRVQIVHALLDALAFAHERSIIHRDIKPANVMIGPHGEVMLMDWGIAKDLAAATTDLAAEEVCPHPARRGALFQTVAGQLVGTPAYMAPEQARGEPVDARSDLYSLSMLFYELLTLQHPLADKASLAAMLEGVKNEDPPFATSARSPHQPAVPAELAWLVRRGLAKDPAARFQSAGEMIDRLARRAEGQIPVQCHITLVKRVNGEWTRFVDRHPTLMTIGFGLVLLGFLAGIVMTILRLV